One window from the genome of bacterium encodes:
- a CDS encoding patatin family protein, translating to MPAREAKIGLALAGGGPEGAIYEIGALRALEEVLDGLDLNNLHVYVGVSAGSFLAANLANNLTPAEMCRAIVKQEPQEHPFNSQKFLRPAVLELIGRGATLPRLVWEALYDYWLHPEDKSLFDSMTRLGRALPVGIFDNKPIRRYLERIYRIKGRTDDFRRLDKQLFVVAVDLDSGEAIRFGSKGYDHVPISRAVQASTSLPGLYPPVEIDGRHCVDGVLKKTLHGSAALDAGADLLICINPIVPVDTRRAVETGVMRRGKLIDRGLPTVFSQTFRTLIHSRLEVGLSRYEDLYDGAEVVLLEPRRDDYRMFFTNIFSFSSRRWVCEHAYQATRRELYFRREELAPKFERRGIRFRTDVLEQDRDLWSGVGLPKLSVSAETGRKRKPARPASEVEAILSDLDAALDRLENHVLEIN from the coding sequence TTGCCTGCGAGAGAAGCCAAGATCGGTCTGGCTCTGGCTGGCGGAGGACCGGAGGGCGCGATCTACGAGATCGGCGCCCTCCGGGCTCTCGAAGAAGTCCTGGACGGGCTGGACCTCAACAACCTCCACGTCTACGTAGGCGTGAGCGCCGGCTCTTTTCTGGCCGCGAACCTGGCCAACAACTTGACCCCGGCGGAGATGTGCCGCGCCATCGTCAAGCAAGAGCCCCAAGAACACCCCTTCAACTCACAGAAGTTCCTTCGGCCTGCGGTTCTCGAGCTGATCGGCAGGGGAGCGACCCTGCCACGGCTCGTCTGGGAGGCGCTTTACGATTACTGGCTCCACCCCGAGGATAAGAGTCTTTTTGATTCGATGACTCGCCTGGGGAGGGCTCTGCCGGTCGGCATTTTCGACAACAAGCCCATCCGCCGCTACCTCGAGCGGATCTACCGCATCAAGGGGCGGACCGACGACTTCCGTAGGCTCGACAAGCAGCTCTTCGTGGTCGCGGTCGATCTGGATTCGGGAGAGGCGATTCGATTCGGCAGCAAGGGCTACGACCACGTGCCCATCTCGCGCGCGGTGCAGGCGTCGACGTCGCTACCGGGGCTCTATCCTCCGGTCGAGATCGACGGCCGTCACTGCGTCGACGGTGTGCTCAAGAAGACGCTTCACGGCTCGGCCGCTCTCGATGCCGGGGCCGACCTTCTGATCTGCATCAACCCGATCGTGCCGGTGGATACCCGCCGTGCCGTCGAGACCGGTGTCATGAGGCGCGGCAAGCTGATCGACCGCGGTCTGCCGACGGTCTTCTCGCAGACCTTCCGAACCTTGATCCACTCGCGTCTCGAGGTCGGCCTATCGCGTTACGAGGACCTCTACGACGGCGCCGAGGTCGTACTTCTCGAGCCGCGCCGAGACGACTACCGGATGTTCTTCACCAACATTTTCAGCTTCTCGTCTCGCCGCTGGGTCTGCGAGCACGCTTATCAGGCCACTCGCCGGGAGCTCTACTTCCGGCGCGAGGAGCTGGCGCCCAAGTTCGAGCGCCGTGGGATTCGCTTCCGGACCGACGTACTGGAGCAGGATCGCGATCTGTGGAGCGGCGTCGGGCTGCCCAAGCTCAGCGTCTCGGCCGAAACCGGGCGCAAGCGCAAACCGGCGCGACCGGCGTCCGAAGTCGAAGCCATTCTGAGCGACCTCGACGCGGCCCTCGATCGACTCGAAAACCACGTCCTAGAGATTAACTAG
- a CDS encoding phasin family protein produces the protein MTKNTNKVQKEVLESANKIWLAGLGALSVAEEEGSKLFKTLVKKGEGFEKRGKKRFEKVQHTVEDQVEAAVEKADSAFGKFGKGFDGKVADTLNKLGVPSRMEIQKLTRRVEQLTRKVDGLSKKPKAKPRTAKKTTRTRASKTA, from the coding sequence ATGACCAAGAACACCAACAAAGTACAGAAGGAAGTCCTCGAGTCCGCCAACAAGATCTGGCTGGCCGGTCTCGGCGCACTGTCGGTTGCCGAAGAAGAGGGCAGCAAGCTCTTCAAGACCCTCGTCAAGAAGGGTGAGGGTTTCGAGAAGCGCGGCAAGAAGCGGTTCGAGAAGGTGCAGCACACCGTCGAGGATCAGGTCGAGGCCGCGGTGGAGAAGGCCGACAGCGCGTTCGGCAAGTTCGGCAAGGGCTTCGATGGCAAGGTCGCCGACACGCTCAACAAGCTCGGCGTTCCCAGCCGGATGGAGATCCAGAAGCTGACCCGCCGCGTGGAGCAGCTGACCAGGAAGGTCGACGGACTCAGCAAGAAGCCGAAGGCAAAGCCCAGAACTGCCAAGAAGACCACCCGCACTCGCGCTTCCAAGACCGCCTAG